A window of the Methanobrevibacter boviskoreani JH1 genome harbors these coding sequences:
- a CDS encoding zinc ribbon domain-containing protein: MEMKRCPKCGKVDTAGYGFCVYCGTEFTEENPAETIKIDDKFSKYVEDNLNNNPNNSHNTNQNYSNDRNNSGPYIQEQSTRSGKMNLLIIIGYILAILGNILSIIVAIYLLTRKDPEIKRHGVIQLAIITFYIALIIAMFASGTIDMNTVEQVGQMEMNNLTQMMK, translated from the coding sequence ATGGAAATGAAAAGATGTCCAAAATGTGGAAAGGTGGATACTGCAGGATATGGATTTTGTGTATACTGTGGAACAGAATTTACAGAGGAAAATCCGGCAGAGACTATTAAAATTGACGATAAATTTTCCAAATACGTTGAAGATAATTTAAATAATAATCCTAACAATTCTCACAATACAAATCAAAATTATAGCAATGATAGAAACAATTCCGGACCATATATACAAGAGCAAAGTACCCGTTCTGGAAAAATGAATCTTCTCATAATAATTGGATACATACTTGCAATATTAGGTAATATCCTTAGCATTATAGTCGCAATCTATTTATTAACCCGTAAAGACCCGGAAATAAAAAGACATGGAGTAATACAACTTGCAATAATAACATTCTATATAGCACTTATAATAGCTATGTTTGCAAGTGGTACAATTGATATGAACACAGTCGAACAAGTGGGCCAAATGGAAATGAATAACTTAACTCAGATGATGAAATAA
- a CDS encoding UPF0146 family protein, translated as MWKDFGEYIATFIPDRKFNVGEVAIGHFYSVSDYLNKKDNVNIIKTDIEPSRDDIIKDDLTNPDYDLYKNLDLIYSIRPPHELQPYILDLARNIKSYLIIKPLTGENLNPKIDIMKMKNYKKASFYVYDFKDNE; from the coding sequence ATGTGGAAGGATTTTGGAGAATATATTGCAACTTTTATACCTGATAGAAAGTTTAATGTTGGAGAGGTAGCCATTGGTCATTTCTATTCTGTAAGCGATTATCTCAATAAAAAAGACAATGTGAATATAATCAAAACAGACATTGAACCTTCAAGGGATGATATAATAAAAGATGACTTAACAAATCCTGATTATGATTTGTATAAAAACCTTGATTTAATATACTCAATAAGACCCCCACATGAGCTACAACCATATATACTTGATTTAGCAAGAAACATTAAAAGCTATTTAATAATTAAACCATTAACCGGCGAAAATTTAAACCCGAAAATAGACATTATGAAAATGAAAAACTATAAAAAAGCTAGTTTCTATGTTTATGATTTTAAAGACAATGAATAA
- a CDS encoding aspartate/glutamate racemase family protein — protein MKTLGIIGGIGPISTIKYYKQIIEEFKNSRFDEYYPHILIESLNMEEVIEQIDYENFTQVEKILLKSIRNLESAGAEIIVIASSTCHIVIDDLIKKSPLPIINILDCVYDKVVRNNYRKVLLIGNSFTLTHNIYQERLGRYKIKSIIPDSMDIQEIQEIIYPNLENGIVLPDKKEKILKIIKKTINQERDIDCLIITSTELSLIIDEEEIPIPVIDSANVHIDKIVNEILKK, from the coding sequence ATGAAAACATTAGGCATTATTGGAGGAATAGGTCCCATATCCACAATAAAATACTATAAACAGATAATTGAAGAATTTAAAAATTCCCGATTTGACGAATATTATCCCCATATCCTTATTGAAAGTTTAAATATGGAGGAAGTGATAGAGCAGATAGACTATGAGAATTTCACACAGGTAGAAAAGATACTTCTTAAATCAATAAGAAATCTGGAATCTGCAGGTGCAGAGATAATAGTAATAGCATCAAGTACATGCCATATAGTAATAGATGATTTAATTAAGAAATCACCACTTCCCATAATAAACATTCTTGACTGTGTATACGACAAGGTGGTAAGGAATAACTATAGAAAGGTTCTACTTATTGGAAACTCATTTACATTGACACATAACATATATCAGGAAAGATTAGGACGATATAAAATTAAGTCAATAATACCAGATTCCATGGATATCCAGGAAATACAGGAGATCATATATCCAAATCTTGAAAATGGAATAGTATTACCGGACAAAAAAGAGAAAATCCTAAAGATTATTAAAAAAACAATAAATCAGGAAAGGGACATTGACTGTTTAATAATAACCTCAACAGAACTTAGTTTAATTATTGATGAGGAAGAAATACCGATTCCAGTGATAGACAGTGCCAATGTCCATATAGATAAAATCGTAAATGAGATCTTAAAAAAATAG
- a CDS encoding coiled-coil domain-containing protein, whose product MTEQVSKTIHSVTDDIPLEGDIKKYNLALFSPDDGFKKGDKVVVFSNSEYEEIQDKIKEYELQIEKIDELGNNSEDLKVKDIEIDSLKNSLSDLEDKSIKEISIKNNEIESLKKNIIDLQLENENLKDKSSNVDAIEQEKDKEIGAKDEQIGILKSNISELESKLGDMDAKDKEISKLKALLSVSESKDNEIEDLKSKISELEAKDEELEDLKSEIKSKDDEISDLENQVITLSERLEAESNKVSTEFLPQTKAQNEELYKLQNKVNERNEMLFEVTDNINQTMEEAIIDAVKETNDIVNASNKTTRAKINNAVSQSEKEVTERNRAIASNINSMVDSINDELQNVSIWKLLLNRKNINIKIPTSDLNKQVKINIPKDVVEDKEVNVDVLKIKKNHKIDNLKKLWIDTEEDKNSKEPIDVGNVKK is encoded by the coding sequence ATGACTGAACAGGTTAGTAAAACAATACATTCTGTAACTGATGATATTCCTCTTGAAGGTGATATTAAAAAATACAATCTTGCTCTATTCAGTCCAGATGATGGTTTTAAAAAGGGAGATAAGGTAGTTGTTTTCAGTAATTCTGAATATGAGGAGATTCAAGATAAAATCAAGGAATATGAATTACAGATTGAAAAAATAGATGAATTAGGAAATAACAGTGAAGATTTGAAAGTGAAGGATATTGAAATTGATAGTCTGAAAAATTCATTGTCTGATTTGGAAGATAAAAGCATTAAGGAAATTTCAATTAAAAATAATGAGATTGAATCTTTAAAGAAGAATATTATCGATCTTCAACTTGAAAATGAAAATCTTAAGGATAAAAGTTCTAATGTTGATGCTATAGAACAAGAAAAAGATAAGGAAATCGGTGCCAAAGATGAACAGATCGGTATTTTAAAATCCAACATCTCTGAACTTGAATCTAAACTTGGGGATATGGATGCTAAAGATAAGGAAATCAGTAAACTAAAAGCTTTATTGTCTGTTTCCGAATCTAAAGATAATGAGATTGAAGATTTAAAATCAAAAATATCTGAACTTGAGGCAAAGGATGAAGAACTTGAAGATTTAAAATCCGAGATTAAATCAAAGGATGATGAGATTTCTGATTTAGAAAATCAAGTCATTACATTAAGTGAACGTTTAGAGGCCGAATCAAATAAGGTAAGTACCGAATTCCTACCACAGACAAAAGCTCAAAATGAGGAATTGTATAAGCTTCAGAATAAGGTTAACGAGAGAAATGAGATGTTATTTGAAGTTACAGATAATATTAACCAAACAATGGAAGAGGCTATTATTGATGCAGTAAAGGAAACTAACGATATTGTAAATGCTAGCAATAAAACCACACGTGCAAAGATCAATAATGCCGTAAGCCAAAGTGAAAAGGAAGTCACTGAAAGAAACAGGGCTATTGCAAGTAATATCAATAGTATGGTTGATAGTATTAATGATGAGCTTCAAAACGTTTCCATCTGGAAACTATTATTGAATAGAAAGAACATTAACATTAAAATCCCAACAAGTGACTTAAATAAACAGGTCAAGATCAATATACCTAAGGATGTTGTTGAGGATAAAGAGGTTAATGTTGACGTTTTAAAGATTAAGAAGAATCACAAAATTGATAATCTTAAAAAACTTTGGATTGATACTGAAGAGGATAAGAACTCAAAAGAGCCAATTGACGTTGGCAATGTTAAAAAATAG
- a CDS encoding ADP-ribosylglycohydrolase family protein has protein sequence MNSKDGIIGLIIGDALGVPVEFKSRKELEKNPIEKMIGYGTYNKAPGTFSDDSSLTLATIDSIIKHPEIDYEDMMTKFSNWYHNGDYTSDGETFDVGHTTVLAISRYDDGVNPLKCGGGYEHDNGNGSLMRILPVAYLINERMSSEDVELIYNVSGLTHNHKRSKIACHLYCQIAVKLLNNDISLRDSINQSIDDILKYYKDDKEFDMERGRFERIFSGEIFDLDMDDIKSSGYVIDTLEAVLWTLANTNSYREALLKSVNLGSDTDTVGAICGGLAGIYYGYDSIPKEWLNTIARKEDILNLLDDFDKTINKE, from the coding sequence ATGAACAGTAAAGATGGAATTATAGGATTAATTATAGGGGATGCACTTGGAGTGCCTGTTGAATTCAAGTCAAGGAAGGAACTTGAGAAGAATCCGATAGAAAAAATGATAGGTTATGGAACATATAATAAAGCTCCGGGAACCTTTTCAGACGACAGTTCCTTAACCCTTGCAACTATAGACAGCATAATAAAACATCCGGAAATCGATTATGAGGACATGATGACGAAATTCTCCAACTGGTACCATAATGGAGACTATACATCTGACGGTGAAACCTTTGATGTAGGCCATACTACCGTTCTAGCCATATCAAGATATGATGATGGAGTAAATCCTCTAAAATGTGGAGGAGGCTATGAACATGATAACGGTAACGGATCCCTCATGAGAATATTACCAGTAGCCTATCTGATTAATGAAAGGATGAGCAGCGAGGATGTGGAATTAATATACAATGTATCTGGACTTACACATAACCATAAAAGATCAAAGATTGCATGTCACCTTTATTGTCAAATAGCTGTTAAGTTATTAAACAATGACATAAGTCTTAGGGATTCAATTAACCAATCCATTGATGACATATTAAAATATTATAAAGATGACAAGGAGTTCGATATGGAAAGGGGAAGATTTGAAAGGATTTTCTCAGGGGAAATATTTGATTTAGACATGGATGACATCAAGAGTTCAGGTTATGTGATAGATACCCTTGAGGCTGTGCTATGGACATTAGCAAATACAAATTCATATAGGGAGGCATTGCTTAAAAGTGTAAATTTAGGATCTGACACCGACACAGTAGGAGCAATATGTGGAGGACTTGCAGGTATTTATTATGGCTATGATTCAATACCTAAAGAATGGTTAAATACCATAGCACGTAAAGAGGATATCTTAAATCTTTTAGACGATTTTGATAAAACCATAAACAAGGAGTAA
- a CDS encoding zinc ribbon domain-containing protein — protein sequence MAKYCPKCGKEHINNEEYCLDCHTKLPDEKIELQDKAVNIFSKNDDTESDTDKKKKDASLGNIFTYERSKISNPENNNANNKKDKPRKKPNLMESKPELNINKKHVIIIAGIILLILVVNYAYVLSNENATNTNETNNTYNFTAYSLTIPQEYTHADSDRYMAVFNGDNVSVKLYNNSLVPGEEHSISGMISTITANVEANQEGSLIYSDYINISGTTGYNITYSEYDNITRDIGFIVNDTEYDIIFTTNTSDTSVLNAAEAKVIPTVQIKQ from the coding sequence ATGGCGAAGTATTGTCCAAAATGTGGTAAAGAACATATTAACAATGAGGAATACTGTTTAGATTGTCATACTAAATTACCCGATGAGAAAATAGAACTTCAAGACAAGGCAGTAAATATATTCAGTAAAAACGATGATACTGAATCAGATACAGATAAAAAGAAGAAAGATGCAAGTCTTGGAAATATATTTACCTATGAAAGATCTAAAATAAGTAATCCTGAAAATAATAATGCTAATAATAAAAAGGATAAACCTAGAAAGAAACCGAACTTAATGGAGTCAAAACCAGAATTAAACATTAATAAAAAACATGTAATCATAATTGCTGGAATTATCCTTCTTATTTTAGTTGTAAACTATGCATATGTACTTTCAAATGAAAATGCTACAAATACAAACGAAACTAATAACACATATAACTTCACAGCATATAGCTTAACTATACCTCAGGAATATACCCATGCAGACAGTGACAGATATATGGCTGTTTTTAATGGAGATAATGTAAGTGTAAAGTTATATAACAACAGTCTAGTTCCTGGAGAGGAACATTCCATCAGCGGTATGATTTCAACGATAACAGCAAATGTTGAGGCAAACCAAGAGGGAAGTCTTATATATTCAGACTATATTAATATAAGTGGCACTACAGGGTATAACATAACCTATAGCGAATATGACAATATTACAAGAGATATCGGATTTATAGTAAATGATACAGAGTATGATATCATATTTACAACAAATACAAGTGATACAAGCGTATTGAATGCTGCCGAGGCTAAGGTTATACCAACAGTTCAAATTAAACAATAG
- the rimI gene encoding ribosomal protein S18-alanine N-acetyltransferase: MIIRQFTERDFKRIYEIEAMSFENSYGNDIILKLYKIGSGFLVAEINDYVVGYIIFWIKQEGEGHIISLAVDKNYRGIGIGWGLLAKAVKVLKECDLDYVSLEVDAENEGAVRFYKKFGFKVDRKVPNYYENGNPALIMFYRFKDKTNN; the protein is encoded by the coding sequence ATGATAATTCGTCAATTTACAGAAAGGGATTTTAAAAGGATTTATGAAATAGAAGCCATGTCCTTTGAAAATAGTTATGGAAATGATATAATTTTGAAACTCTATAAAATCGGTTCTGGTTTTTTGGTTGCAGAGATTAATGATTATGTTGTAGGTTATATTATCTTTTGGATTAAGCAGGAAGGTGAAGGTCATATCATTTCCCTTGCAGTTGATAAAAACTACAGAGGTATTGGTATTGGTTGGGGACTTTTAGCTAAGGCCGTTAAGGTTCTTAAGGAATGTGATCTTGATTATGTCTCACTTGAGGTGGATGCTGAAAATGAGGGTGCTGTGAGATTTTATAAAAAATTTGGCTTTAAGGTTGATAGGAAGGTACCTAATTATTATGAGAATGGTAATCCTGCATTAATCATGTTCTACAGATTTAAGGATAAAACTAACAATTAA